A region of Anopheles merus strain MAF chromosome 2R, AmerM5.1, whole genome shotgun sequence DNA encodes the following proteins:
- the LOC121603475 gene encoding oxysterol-binding protein-related protein 8 isoform X6, with protein MHGITGWNDNSPKIESGFPDKNDSAKLNRKESYKAQRKNYRREKKRVASELLNSLQDPAVIVLADWLKIRGTLKSWTKLWCVLKPGLLFIYKSPKTKSSHWVGTVLLTSCQVIERPSKKDGFCFKLFHPLDQTIWAPRGPDKETMGAVVQPLPTSYLIFRAPSQAAGKCWMDALELSLRCSALLVRSVLNIDTNLSEGATSTTHETQWSEADYEKHFDEHAPRLKEHLNYLLKYLPPSPPEKKNLRVEPIEKSLPRSACPSPTPIFQQLYLAVAHWERYLRDSPDFFRCRSVDVGGPLRRRMPSSSGTVSPAGADGDEEEDEEVFRCGGRDDGTMLMAGGRRRNSYQVGTAAETGDTCKLMAVNGSEKLRRRSSPADFSQGHHGITIRISDDQYLDIDSQLDQGTMVSAGESDSESDLGEGMDVEEFPETPYVHSPEEEFGAAGEQVEELPEEHKSLIWFLVKQVRPGMDLSKVVLPTFILEPRSFLDKLADSYYHADILSKAVLEDDPFTRMKTVVQWYLSGFYKKPKGLKKPYNPILGETFRCYWQHENGSRTFYIAEQVSHHPPVSVFYVTNRQDGFCISCSILAKSKFYGNSTSAILEGVATLTLLPRGESYTLAVPYAHCKGILMGTLSMELGGKVSIECENTGYKTELEFKLKPFLGGNEYTNLVVGKLKLGKETMATINGHWDSEIRIKDSRTNEETVLFNPTPDIRNRRLKRFTVPMESQGMNESERLWQHVSAAIHRDDQVGATEEKTALEEAQRISAKERKATCTEWVPLLFQQDFVTGQWHYKFADLRPWDPRNDLRQYESNYRIQTKTRHQAPMVRTASVVSTDPLNILQVDSRGSLRKNRSGVMKSRKISSNTSTPDLNDPNSDSSHSNDHDTVLSSTRIMQTLDDINKKLEEHSKKLVKLQLDMDKIHWAPPRRQQINADGPLAFLSSINVKTLVLIVVGLLVQLLLSWFLIKRSLTTVTTSDAREGGDGDGGESAGNNSN; from the exons ATGCATG GAATCACGGGATGGAACGACAACAGCCCCAAGATCGAGTCCGGCTTCCCAGACAAG AACGATTCCGCCAAACTCAATCGGAAGGAGTCGTACAAAGCACAGCGAAAGAACTATCGGCGCGAGAAGAAGCGGGTGGCATCGGAGCTACTTAACTCACTGCAGGACCCGGCCGTCATCGTGCTGGCCGACTGGTTGAAG ATTCGAGGGACGCTGAAGTCATGGACCAAGCTGTGGTGCGTGCTCAAGCCGGGCCTGCTGTTCATCTACAAGAGCCCGAAAACGAAGAGCAGCCACTGGGTCGGTACGGTACTGCTCACGTCCTGCCAGGTGATCGAGCGGCCGAGCAAAAAGGATGGCTTCTGCTTCAAGCTGTTCCACCCGCTCGATCAGACGATTTGGGCCCCGCGCGGCCCGGACAAGGAAACGATGGGCGCGGTGGTGCAGCCCCTGCCCACCTCGTACCTGATCTTTCGGGCCCCGAGCCAGGCGGCGGGTAAATGCTGGATGGACGCGCTGGAGCTGTCGCTGCGCTGTTCGGCCCTGCTGGTGCGTTCCGTGCTAAACATTGACACCAATCTGAGCGAGGGAGCAACCAGCACCACGCACGAAACGCAATGGTCGGAGGCGGATTACGAGAAACACTTCGATGAGCATG CACCTCGCCTGAAGGAACATTTAAACTATCTGCTCAAGTATCTTCCTCCATCTCCGCCGGAGAAGAAAAACCTGCGCGTAGAACCGATAGAAAAGTCCCTGCCCCGTAGTGCCTGTCCCTCGCCGACACCGATCTTTCAGCAGCTCTACCTGGCGGTGGCCCACTGGGAGCGTTATCTGCGCGATTCGCCGGACTTTTTCCGCTGCCGGTCGGTGGACGTTGGCGGGCCGTTGCGGCGCCGAATGCCCTCGTCCTCCGGCACGGTTTCACCGGCCGGCGCCGACggggacgaggaggaggacgaggaagTGTTCCGGTGCGGCGGCCGGGACGATGGGACGATGCTGATGGCGGGCGGCCGGCGGCGCAACTCGTACCAGGTCGGCACTGCGGCGGAAACCGGCGACACCTGCAAGCTGATGGCGGTTAACGGGTCGGAGAAGCTGCGGCGCCGCAGCTCGCCAGCAGACTTTTCGCAAGGTCACCATGGCATCACTATACGCATCTCTGATGATCAAT ATTTGGACATCGACAGCCAGCTGGATCAGGGCACGATGGTGTCGGCGGGCGAGTCAGATTCTGAGTCAGACCTGGGCGAAGGAATGGATGTGGAGGAATTTCCCGAAACACCGTATGTTCACTCACCGGAGGAGGAATTTGGCGCG GCTGGCGAGCAGGTGGAAGAGCTACCGGAGGAGCATAAAAGTTTAATCTGGTTCCTGGTGAAGCAGGTCCGCCCAGGGATGGATCTCAGCAAGGTAGTGCTACCAACGTTCATACTGGAACCGCGCTCGTTTCTGGACAAACTGGCCGACTCATACTACCATGCCGACATACTGTCGAAGGCTGTGCTGGAAGACGATCCGTTTACGCGCATGAAAACCGTCGTCCAGTGGTATCTGTCTGGGTTTTACAAAAAGCCCAAGGGCTTGAAAAAGCCGTACAATCCTATCCTGGGCGAAACGTTCCGATGTTACTGGCAGCATGAGAACGGGAGTAGAACGTTCTACATCGCCGAACAGGTGTCCCACCATCCGCCGGTGTCCGTGTTCTACGTGACCAACCGGCAGGACGGATTTTGCATTAGCTGTAGCATTCTGGCGAAGTCGAAATTCTACGGCAACAGCACATCGGCCATCCTGGAGGGTGTGGCGACGCTGACGCTGCTGCCGCGCGGCGAAAGCTACACGCTGGCCGTACCGTACGCGCACTGCAAGGGCATCCTAATGGGGACGCTGTCGATGGAGCTGGGTGGTAAAGTTTCGATCGAATGCGAAAACACGGGCTACAAGACGGAGCTAGAGTTTAAGCTGAAACCGTTCCTGGGAGGTAACGAATACACGAATCTGGTCGTAGGTAAGCTGAAGCTGGGCAAGGAAACGATGGCCACCATCAACGGGCACTGGGATAGCGAGATACGGATAAAGGACTCGCGCACCAACGAAGAGACGGTGCTTTTCAATCCCACGCCGGACATACGAAACCGGCGGCTGAAGCGCTTTACCGTGCCGATGGAATCGCAGGGCATGAACGAGTCGGAACGGCTCTGGCAGCACGTCTCGGCGGCCATCCATCGCGATGATCAGGTGGGCGCGACGGAGGAAAAGACGGCCCTGGAGGAGGCGCAGCGCATCTCGGCCAAGGAGCGGAAGGCAACCTGCACTGAGTGGGTGCCGCTGCTGTTTCAGCAGGACTTTGTCACCGGCCAGTGGCACTACAAGTTTGCGGATCTGCGGCCCTGGGATCCGCGGAACGATCTGCGGCAGTACGAGAGTAACTATCGCATTCAAACGAAGACGCGGCATCAAGCCCCGATGGTGCGTACAGCTTCGGTCGTCAGCACGGATCCGCTCAACATACTGCAGGTGGATTCGCGTGGTTCGCTGCGCAAAAATCGCTCGGGCGTGATGAAATCCAGGAAGATATCTTCCAACACATCGACGCCGGATCTGAACGATCCCAACTCGGACTCTAGTCATTCGAACGACCATGACACCGTACTATCAAGCACAAG AATCATGCAAACGCTCGATGATATCAATAAAAAGCTGGAGGAGCACTCCAAAAAGCTCGTCAAGCTGCAGCTGGACATGGACAAGATACACTGGGCGCCGCCTCGAAGGCAGCAGATCAATGCTGACGGTCCGTTGGCATTCCTTTCGTCGATTAACGTTAAGACGTTGGTGTTGATCGTTGTTGGACTGTTGGTACAGCTGTTACTTTCATGGTTTCTTATCAAGCGTTCACTTACCACGGTGACCACTTCGGATGCCAGGGAAGGTGGTGACGGTGATGGTGGGGAAAGTGCAGGAAATAATTCAAATTAA